A region from the Pseudomonas promysalinigenes genome encodes:
- a CDS encoding adenosylcobinamide-GDP ribazoletransferase: MLAFWIALQFLSSLPVRLPGMPAPREMGRSILCYPLVGLLFGVLLWLASYLLQSVAAPLQAALLLTLWVLLSGALHLDGLADSADAWLGGFGDRERTLQIMKDPRSGPIAVVTLVLVLLLKFCALWVLVERGAGASLVLAPVVGRSAMLGLFLVTPYVRKGGLGQALAEHLPRREAVWMLLGSLLLCSLIGGWQALWPLLGAVAGFCWLRHLMCRRLGGTTGDTAGAMLELLELTVVLGLALVK; the protein is encoded by the coding sequence ATGCTGGCGTTCTGGATTGCCTTGCAGTTTCTGAGCAGCTTACCGGTGCGTTTGCCGGGGATGCCAGCGCCCCGCGAAATGGGCCGCTCAATATTGTGCTACCCCTTGGTCGGGCTGTTGTTCGGGGTGTTGCTGTGGTTGGCCAGCTACCTGCTGCAAAGCGTCGCCGCGCCCTTGCAGGCAGCGCTGCTGTTGACCTTGTGGGTCTTGCTCAGTGGGGCGCTGCACTTGGACGGTCTGGCCGACAGTGCCGATGCCTGGCTAGGTGGGTTCGGTGACCGTGAGCGTACGCTACAGATCATGAAAGACCCGCGCAGTGGGCCGATTGCCGTGGTCACTCTGGTGTTGGTCCTGCTGCTGAAGTTCTGTGCGCTGTGGGTGCTGGTCGAGCGAGGCGCAGGCGCTTCGCTGGTGCTTGCGCCTGTCGTTGGGCGCAGCGCAATGCTTGGGCTGTTTCTTGTGACACCTTATGTGCGCAAGGGCGGCCTGGGGCAGGCGTTGGCAGAGCATTTGCCGCGCCGTGAAGCGGTTTGGATGTTGCTGGGCAGTTTGCTGCTGTGCTCGCTGATCGGCGGTTGGCAAGCACTGTGGCCTTTGCTGGGTGCGGTTGCTGGGTTCTGCTGGTTGCGACATCTGATGTGCCGGCGGTTGGGTGGGACCACGGGTGACACAGCGGGCGCGATGCTGGAGTTGCTGGAACTGACGGTTGTACTCGGGTTGGCGCTGGTGAAGTGA
- a CDS encoding MarR family winged helix-turn-helix transcriptional regulator, giving the protein MLTSDCICTHLRRAARGVSRHYDEALASAGINVAQFSLLRHLQRLDRPSITVLAEAMGLERSTLGRNLKVLQAEGLVALVEGDDQRNRVVLLTATGAARLQAALPAWEQAQSSLLDQLGEGQRETLVRLLERLA; this is encoded by the coding sequence ATGTTGACCAGTGATTGCATCTGCACGCATCTGCGCCGTGCTGCCCGCGGGGTGAGCCGGCATTACGACGAGGCGCTTGCCAGCGCCGGGATCAATGTCGCCCAGTTTTCCTTGCTACGTCACCTGCAAAGGCTCGATCGCCCGAGCATCACGGTATTGGCCGAGGCCATGGGCCTTGAGCGCAGTACCTTGGGCCGTAACCTGAAGGTGCTGCAGGCAGAGGGGTTGGTTGCGTTGGTCGAGGGTGACGACCAGCGCAACCGTGTTGTGCTGCTGACAGCCACTGGCGCGGCACGCTTGCAAGCCGCTCTTCCGGCGTGGGAGCAGGCGCAGTCGTCGCTGCTGGACCAGCTGGGCGAGGGCCAGCGTGAGACACTCGTGCGCTTGCTTGAGCGCCTGGCGTGA
- a CDS encoding MFS transporter, with the protein MASVWRTSGWVLVGAALILALSLGVRHGFGLFLAPMSADFGWGRGVFAFAIALQNLIWGLAQPFAGALADRLGAARVVIIGGILYAAGLLLMSTADSAWSLSLSAGLLIGMGLSGTSFSVILGVVGRAVPAEKRSMAMGIASAAGSFGQFAMLPGTLGLIEWLGWSSALLVLGLLVALIVPFVGLLRDRPLASHGVEQTLGQALREACSHSGFWLLALGFFVCGFQVVFIGVHLPAYLVDQHLPATTGTTVLALVGLFNIVGTYTAGWLGGRMSKPRLLTALYLLRAVVIALFLWAPITQVSAYLFGIAMGLLWLSTVPLTNGTVATVFGVRNLSMLGGIVFLFHQLGAFLGGWLGGVVYDQAGNYDLVWQISILLSLLAAGLNWPVRERPVARLQAQAA; encoded by the coding sequence ATGGCTTCGGTGTGGCGAACCAGCGGCTGGGTACTGGTGGGGGCGGCGTTGATCCTGGCGTTGTCTTTAGGCGTGCGTCACGGCTTTGGCCTGTTCCTGGCGCCGATGAGCGCCGATTTTGGCTGGGGCCGTGGCGTGTTCGCTTTTGCCATTGCCCTGCAGAACCTGATCTGGGGGCTGGCACAGCCGTTTGCTGGCGCGCTGGCTGACCGCCTCGGGGCGGCGCGCGTGGTGATCATCGGTGGCATCCTCTACGCCGCTGGCCTGCTTTTGATGAGTACCGCCGATTCGGCCTGGTCGCTGTCCCTGAGCGCCGGCCTGTTGATCGGTATGGGGCTGTCGGGTACTTCTTTTTCGGTGATTCTCGGCGTGGTGGGCCGCGCTGTGCCCGCGGAAAAGCGCAGTATGGCAATGGGTATTGCCAGCGCTGCCGGCTCCTTCGGGCAGTTCGCCATGCTCCCAGGCACCCTCGGCCTGATCGAATGGCTGGGGTGGTCGTCGGCGCTTTTGGTGCTGGGTTTGCTGGTGGCACTGATCGTGCCTTTTGTCGGGCTGCTGCGTGATCGGCCGCTGGCAAGCCACGGTGTGGAGCAGACACTGGGCCAAGCCTTGCGTGAGGCTTGCTCGCATTCCGGGTTCTGGCTGCTTGCCCTGGGGTTCTTTGTGTGTGGTTTTCAGGTGGTGTTCATTGGCGTGCACCTGCCGGCGTACCTAGTCGATCAACACCTACCGGCGACCACTGGCACCACCGTGCTTGCATTGGTCGGGCTGTTCAATATTGTCGGGACCTACACTGCCGGCTGGCTGGGCGGTCGTATGTCCAAACCTCGTTTGCTCACCGCGCTCTATCTGCTGCGCGCCGTGGTAATTGCATTGTTTCTGTGGGCGCCGATCACTCAGGTCAGTGCCTACCTGTTCGGTATTGCCATGGGCCTGCTCTGGCTGTCCACCGTGCCGTTGACCAACGGTACCGTAGCCACGGTATTTGGCGTGCGTAACCTATCGATGCTCGGTGGCATCGTTTTCCTGTTCCATCAGTTGGGGGCATTTCTGGGTGGCTGGCTGGGCGGCGTGGTGTACGACCAGGCTGGCAACTATGACTTGGTCTGGCAAATTTCCATTCTGCTCAGCCTGTTGGCGGCGGGGTTGAACTGGCCGGTGCGCGAGCGCCCCGTTGCCCGTTTGCAGGCACAAGCCGCATGA
- a CDS encoding glutathione peroxidase codes for MRAHWLTMPLLVLMGASASWAAECPALLQGSLPELRGKEQVDLCQRFAGKPLVVVNTASYCGFAPQFEGLEATYKAYHEKGLEMLGVPSNDFKQEDADSEKTAKVCYANYGVTFTMTKAQAVRGKDAIPLFAELAHQSSAPKWNFYKYVIDRQGRVIGNFSSLTKPDDPEFRAAIEKAIASHP; via the coding sequence ATGCGTGCTCATTGGTTGACGATGCCTTTGCTGGTTTTGATGGGTGCTAGTGCTTCTTGGGCTGCCGAATGTCCGGCGTTGTTGCAGGGTAGCCTGCCGGAATTGCGTGGCAAGGAGCAGGTGGACCTTTGCCAGCGTTTTGCCGGCAAGCCGTTAGTGGTAGTCAATACGGCGAGTTATTGCGGTTTCGCGCCGCAATTCGAGGGGCTGGAGGCGACCTACAAGGCGTACCACGAAAAGGGCCTGGAGATGTTGGGGGTGCCATCGAATGACTTTAAGCAGGAAGATGCGGACAGTGAGAAGACGGCCAAGGTGTGTTATGCCAACTACGGTGTGACGTTCACCATGACCAAGGCCCAGGCGGTTAGGGGCAAGGATGCGATACCGCTGTTCGCTGAGCTGGCCCATCAGAGCAGTGCGCCAAAGTGGAATTTCTATAAGTACGTTATAGATCGCCAGGGTAGGGTGATTGGCAACTTCTCGAGCCTGACCAAACCTGATGATCCTGAATTCCGCGCCGCGATCGAGAAAGCGATAGCTTCGCATCCCTAA
- a CDS encoding OmpP1/FadL family transporter: protein MKKAMLKTSLGVAVALASSQLFAAGFALNEQSISGMGTGFAGRSSSADDASTVYGNPAGMSRLKRQQVTVGGAAVIAKTDISGRGSSPLPGETDGDMVPTVGVPMGYYVKPIDEHWSVGFGMYVPYGLVTDYGSGDAARYWGKKSHVEVITFQPTVSYAFNDKVSIGFGPTINKIKGELGSNTINRFTPGTNDGEVKIKGDDTAVGYNVGILVQATDRTRVGLTYHSMVDYKLEGNTKVNNALIGPYSGSKFDATLKIKTPESVDFSVTHELDDHWTLYAGSTWTRWSRLKDITVNNEVPAPLAAQFGTITEEQNWHDTWAHAIGASYKVNKEWVLRTGFSVDQSPTNNTDRSPRIPTGDRKAISIGAGYSPTDDMTIDVAYSYLWEEDTKVNLASATKGRYQAKYENSAHGIGASLTYRF, encoded by the coding sequence ATGAAAAAAGCAATGCTCAAAACCTCCCTCGGCGTAGCCGTTGCCCTGGCATCCAGCCAACTCTTCGCTGCCGGCTTTGCACTCAACGAGCAAAGCATCAGCGGTATGGGTACAGGTTTCGCAGGTCGGTCTTCTTCCGCCGATGATGCCAGCACCGTTTATGGCAACCCGGCCGGTATGTCGCGTCTCAAGCGCCAGCAAGTGACGGTGGGGGGCGCTGCCGTTATCGCCAAAACCGACATTTCTGGCCGTGGCAGCAGCCCGCTGCCCGGTGAAACCGACGGTGACATGGTGCCAACGGTAGGTGTTCCGATGGGCTACTACGTCAAGCCTATCGATGAACACTGGAGCGTCGGCTTCGGCATGTACGTCCCGTATGGCCTGGTGACCGATTACGGCAGCGGCGATGCTGCGCGCTACTGGGGCAAAAAGAGCCACGTTGAGGTCATCACCTTCCAGCCAACCGTCAGCTATGCCTTCAACGACAAGGTATCGATCGGTTTCGGCCCTACGATCAACAAGATCAAGGGTGAACTGGGTTCGAACACCATCAACCGCTTCACGCCTGGCACCAATGATGGCGAGGTGAAAATCAAGGGTGACGACACCGCCGTCGGCTACAACGTTGGTATCCTTGTACAGGCTACGGATCGCACCCGTGTCGGCCTGACCTACCACTCGATGGTGGACTACAAGCTCGAGGGCAACACCAAGGTCAACAACGCGCTGATCGGGCCTTACAGCGGCAGTAAGTTCGACGCCACCTTGAAGATCAAGACACCGGAGTCTGTCGACTTCTCGGTCACCCATGAGCTGGACGACCACTGGACTCTGTATGCTGGCAGCACCTGGACCCGCTGGAGCCGCCTGAAAGACATTACTGTCAACAACGAAGTACCGGCACCGCTGGCCGCTCAGTTCGGTACCATCACCGAAGAGCAAAACTGGCATGACACGTGGGCTCACGCCATTGGCGCGTCCTACAAGGTCAACAAGGAGTGGGTACTGCGTACCGGTTTCTCCGTCGACCAGTCGCCAACCAACAACACTGACCGTTCGCCACGCATTCCAACGGGTGATCGCAAGGCGATCAGCATCGGTGCCGGTTACAGCCCAACCGATGACATGACCATCGATGTGGCCTACTCCTACCTGTGGGAAGAAGACACCAAGGTCAACCTGGCAAGCGCCACCAAAGGGCGTTACCAAGCCAAGTACGAAAACAGCGCTCACGGTATCGGTGCATCCCTCACCTACCGTTTCTAA
- a CDS encoding sel1 repeat family protein, with protein MKFRGKSLASSAVASSVSTPKRFSLKVALWLLDSPRLGEKQQVKHIAGRLLKQPARQGVVVAQSRLGQMLCRDCGNARDRRIGHELLRQAARAGDRRAQLEYARLFEDAQAEQAPAPAD; from the coding sequence ATGAAGTTTCGCGGTAAATCCCTCGCCAGCTCCGCTGTCGCCTCGTCGGTATCAACGCCCAAGCGGTTCTCCCTGAAAGTTGCTCTTTGGTTGCTCGACAGCCCGCGGCTTGGTGAAAAGCAGCAGGTCAAGCACATTGCCGGGCGCCTACTCAAACAACCTGCACGTCAAGGCGTGGTGGTGGCGCAGAGCCGGCTTGGGCAAATGCTCTGCCGTGACTGCGGCAACGCTCGAGACCGGCGTATTGGCCATGAATTGTTGCGCCAGGCCGCGCGCGCCGGCGATCGCCGCGCGCAACTGGAGTATGCGCGGCTGTTCGAGGATGCTCAGGCGGAGCAGGCGCCTGCCCCGGCAGACTGA